Below is a genomic region from Aurantimonas sp. HBX-1.
GGGCGTGCTGACGCTCGCCCTGCTTCTGTTCCGGAGCTACGCCCTGCCCCTCTCCTGGTATGGCAGAGCGTGGATCGAACGCCTGCACGCCCGTGAAACCGGCGTTCCCTACGGCGTCGCGATCGCGGCGGCCGCCCTCGTCGTGTTCCCGGCGACGGCCTGGATGACGGTCCTGGCCTGAGATCTGTCCCGCGTCAGCGGGATCGGCGACACCCCGCCGGCCTCCAGCAAGAAACCCATGTCCATGTTGCGCATCCTCATCCTCCTCGTCGCCCTCTCCGCCGCCGGCGCCGCCGCTTGGCTGACCATCGGGGCGAGCCCGGAAGAGCAGAGCGCCGAGGTGCAGACGGCGCCGGCGATCGCCAGCGAAGAGGTGCTGGTCGTATCGGCCGACCTGGCGCAGGGGCAGATCCTCGATGCGACCAATGTCCAGTGGCAGCCCTGGCCGACCGAGGGCATCAATCCCGGCTTCATCACCCGATCGGCCCGTCCCGAGGCGGTCACGGAACTGACCCGTTCCGTGGTCCGCAGCCGTTTCGTCACCGGCGAGCCGATCCGGCAGGAGAAGCTGGCAGATCCCGGTTCCGGTTTCCTTTCCGCGATCCTGCCCTCCGGCATGCGCGCCGTGGGGATCAGGATTTCAGCCGAGAGCACCGCCGGCGGTTTCATCCTGCCCAACGACCGAGTTGACGTGGTCCATACCGCCACCCGAACCGGCGAGAACGACACGCTGCTCGCGACCGCCAGCAAGACGATCCTGACCAACATCCGCATCATTGCGATCGACCAGCAGACCGACGAAAGCAGCGACGAGGCGGTGGCGGTGGGCAAGACCGCGACGCTGGAAGTGGCCCCCGGACAGGTGGAGATCATCTCCGCCGCCCAGGCGTCGGGCCTCCTGTCGCTGAGCCTGCGCTCGGCGGCCGACGGCCAGGACATCCCGATTGCCGAGGTCATCGCGGCGAAGCCGACGAACCGGATGGTTCGCGTCTTCAGTGGCGGCAGCATCCAGTCGGTGGAGGTCCCGGAGGGGGCCACGCCTGCCCCGGACGTGACGCAGTCGACGGGGCAACCGGCCTTGTCGGCTGACGCCATCCAGGCTCCGGAGGCACCGCGGTCATGACCAACCTCGCCAGCATCGTCCGCCCCGACGTCAATGCGACGGCCCATGGCGAACCCGCCGCCCCGGCCGGTGTACCGGCCGCGGCTGGCCCCTCGCAGGGACCGGCGGCGCCCGGCAACGAGCCTCGGCTTCTCGGACTGGTCGAGCGCACGGACCAGGTGGCGGAACTGCCGCGGCAAGCCATGCCTGCCCGTCATGTCGCCCCGGTTCCCCGGATCTCGGTCCAGGCCTTCCACGACACCCCCGGCATGGCCGAAACGATCGGCGCGGCAGCGCAGGACCGGCTGATGTCCCGCGTGCAGATGGACGTGCGGGCCGGCGGCATCGCGGCGGCGATCGAGCTTTACGGCCACGCCCCCTCGCCGAACCTGATCCTGGTCGAGACCCGGGCCGAGCCCCAGGCGTTGCTGGCGGCGCTCGACCGGCTTGCCGACGTCTGCGACTCCCGGACCAAGGTGCTGGTGATCGGCTCCTGCAACGACATCGACCTTTATCGCGAGGTGCTGAAACGGGGCATCAGCGAATATGTCGTCGGGCCGCTGGACGCGGGCGCGGTGATCGCCGCGGTTTCCGCGATCTTCCGCGGCTCCACGGCGGAAAAGCTCGGGCAGATCTATGCCTTCGTCGGTGCCAAGGGCGGCGTCGGCTCGTCCACCATCGCCCATAACGTCGCCTGGGAGATCACCCAGGGCAACAGTTCCGGTGTGATCCTCGCCGATCTGGACCTGCCCTTCGGCACCGCCGGGCTGGATTTCGACCTTGACCCCGGCCAGGGGATCACCGACGCGATCCAGGATGCCGGCCGGCTCGACGACATGCTGCTGGAACGGCTGCTGGTGAAGTACCGCGACCAGCTGAGCCTCCTTGCCGCATCCAGCCGGCTCGACCGGCCCTTCGATCTCGACGAGAACGCCTTCGTGCCGCTGCTGGAGCTGGCCCGGTCGAACGTGCCGTTCCTGGTGCTCGATGTGCCGCATGTCTGGACCTCCTGGGCGCGGAAGACGCTGGCGGCGGCGGACAAGATCGTGATCACCGCGGCCCCCGACCTCGCCAATCTGCGCAATGCCAAGAGCATCGTGGACTTCCTGCGGGAGTCGCGTCCAAACGATGCGCCGCCACAGCTCGTCCTGAACCAGGTCGGAGTGCCGAAGCGGCCCGAGATCAAGCCGAAGGACTTCGCCGCGGCGCTGCAGATCGAACTCATCGCAACGATCCCCTTCGAGCCGCTGCTGTTCGGCACTGCCGCCAGCAAGGGCCAGATGATCGGCCAGGTCTCTTCCAAGGCGGCCGCCGCCCTGACGCTGGTCGAGGTGGCGCAGCTGATCACCGACTGCCGGCGGACCCGGGTTCGCAAGAGCATCTTCGGCTCGTTCTCCGGCCTGCTGCGCAAGGCTCCGGCCCCGGCCCCCGGCGGGAAAACCCCCAAATGACCACGCGACGTCCGGACGGAAGCATGGCCACGCCCGCCGCGCCACGCGGCGGGCGCCGGCGCTTCGGTGCAGCCACGCGGACGCTCCGCGCCTGGATGGCTGCGGCGAGGCGCGCCGAGAGCGGGGTCGCGGCGCTGGAATTCGCGCTGTTCGCGCCGGTGCTGTTCTTCGGGCTGGTCGCCACGGCCGATGTCGGGCTGGCGCTCTACGAGCGCATGACCCTCGACCATGCGCTTCGCGCCGGCGCGCAGAGCGCCATGGGCGATCCGGGCAAGGACGCGGTGCTGAGCGTCCTTTCGGCCACGGCGGCGAAGAACTTCCCGCCCGCCAGCCCGGATGCGGCCGTCCTGCCCTCGCAGCTGGTGCTGTCGGTGGATCGCTACTGCACCTGTTCCGGCGACACCGCGACCGCCGTCGCCTGCTCGACGACATGCCCGGGCACGGCCTCGACCTACATCTACTACCGGCTGGCCGCGGCGATCACCCGCGACAGCATGATCCTGCCCGACATATCCTTCAGTCCCTCCCTGCAGGTGCAGGTCCAGTGAGGCCGCCCCGATGAGCGGCGCGCTCGGCCGTCTGCGCCGCCTGCGCCGCTGCGAGCGGGGCTCGGTCGCGGTGGAATTCGCCATCATCAGCTGGGTGTTCATCCTGGTGTCGCTCGGGATCATCGAGTTCGGCCGGGGCCTGCTGATGCGCAACGAGCTGTCCTATGTCGCGGATCTGGCGGCCCGCCAGATCCTCATCGACGGGGCGGTGTCGGACAGCACCCTGGATGCGACGCTCCGCGCGGCGCTCACCAGCGGCGACCCGGATCTCCTCACGGTGGCGATCGGCACCGAGACCGTCGGCACGACGGATTACCGCACCGTCACGATCACCTATCCCTTCACGCTGCTCGTCCCCGGGCTGACCACCGACGCGATCAGCCTGTCGGTCGACCGGCGGGTGCCGATCCTCTAGGCCTCCTAGACGTGAGCGGAGCGTCCTACTGGGGTGCGGCGGCCGGGGCCGGCGCTTCCCGGGCCCGGATCTGCGCCTGCGCGCCCTCGAAGGACGCGCCCTCGTCGCCGACCGACAGGACCGGCGAGCAGGTCTCGTCGCACGAGTAGGTCTGCCGCCGAGAGCCGACATAGAGGGTCGTGAGGTCGCTCGGCGGCACGATGTGAAGCGTGTAGTCGCCGATCCGGTCGCCGTTCTCGCCGAGCACGATCAGGTTGGTCTTCCCCGCCGACTTGCCGCTCAGCACCAGCGTGCGGCTGTCGGAGAAGGTGGCCTCGACCAGCGACGGGTTGCCGATGATGATCGTGCTGGCGGATCCCGCGAGGGCGATGACTTCGGCGATGTCCAGCGTGACGTCGACCGTTTCCTGCGCCCGTGCCGTCGACGGCGCGACCATGGCGGCGCACAGCGCGAGAGCGGCCAGCACGGGTGGGAACGGGTTCGGCACTGGGGCAATCCTCGGTGACCCGGCGCGTCCCGACGAGGGCGCGGCGGAGGGATCCTCTGCGGCGACAATAGCGCGCCGGCGCCCCGATCACCTAGGCGTTTCGCCATCCCCCCGGCCGGCATCCGGCCGAACCGCGCGATCGCAGGAGGGTGGCCATCCGTTCTAGGCCGTCCGGCGGAATAGCGTGGCGCCCGCGAAGGATTAGGTTGGCAGCCAACCCACGGGGCTCGACGCGCCCCCGTACGAGCCGCCCATCCGGCCAGTTCTCCGGGCCGCCGCAAGCCGGCCGGAGACGGGCGCGCCCGGTTCCGCCACGGCGCGAGCGCAAGAGGCAACGCGATGTTCGGCAAGAAGAACGCATTCGACGACCCGGGCATCGAGCCGGCAGGCCTGGTCTTTGCCGAGCTGCGCCCGTCGGGGGTCGCCCCGGCCGCCGCGCCCGCCCCCGCCCCTGTCCCGGTCCGCGCCCCTGCCGTAGCCGTCGCGCGCGCGACGCCGGACGCCCGGTCGGAAGACTACTACGCGCTCAAGCGGCAGGCTTTCGCCGCCCTGGTCGAGACGATCGACGTGGCGCAGCTCTCCAACATGGGGACCGAGCAGGCCCAGAAGGAGATCGGGGAAGTCCTCCACGACATCCTGCGCGCCAAGAAGATCGTGATGTCCAAGACCGAGCAGCGCGACCTGTTCAAGGACATCTGCAACGACGTCCTCGGCTACGGCCCGCTGGAGCCTCTGCTGGCCCGCGACGACATCTCGGACATCATGGTGAACGGCGCCGACACGGTCTACATCGAGGTCGGCGGCAAGATCGTGCGCACCGACGTCCGCTTCCGCGACAACCAGCAGCTCCTCAATGTCTGCCAGCGCATCGTCAGCCAGGTCGGGCGGCGCGTCGACGAAAGTTCGCCGATCTGCGACGCGCGCCTCGCCGACGGCTCGCGCGTCAACGTCATCGCGCCACCGCTGGCCATCGACGGCCCGACACTCACCATCCGCAAGTTCAAGAAGGACAAGCTGACGCTCG
It encodes:
- the cpaB gene encoding Flp pilus assembly protein CpaB, yielding MSMLRILILLVALSAAGAAAWLTIGASPEEQSAEVQTAPAIASEEVLVVSADLAQGQILDATNVQWQPWPTEGINPGFITRSARPEAVTELTRSVVRSRFVTGEPIRQEKLADPGSGFLSAILPSGMRAVGIRISAESTAGGFILPNDRVDVVHTATRTGENDTLLATASKTILTNIRIIAIDQQTDESSDEAVAVGKTATLEVAPGQVEIISAAQASGLLSLSLRSAADGQDIPIAEVIAAKPTNRMVRVFSGGSIQSVEVPEGATPAPDVTQSTGQPALSADAIQAPEAPRS
- a CDS encoding CtpF protein, producing the protein MTNLASIVRPDVNATAHGEPAAPAGVPAAAGPSQGPAAPGNEPRLLGLVERTDQVAELPRQAMPARHVAPVPRISVQAFHDTPGMAETIGAAAQDRLMSRVQMDVRAGGIAAAIELYGHAPSPNLILVETRAEPQALLAALDRLADVCDSRTKVLVIGSCNDIDLYREVLKRGISEYVVGPLDAGAVIAAVSAIFRGSTAEKLGQIYAFVGAKGGVGSSTIAHNVAWEITQGNSSGVILADLDLPFGTAGLDFDLDPGQGITDAIQDAGRLDDMLLERLLVKYRDQLSLLAASSRLDRPFDLDENAFVPLLELARSNVPFLVLDVPHVWTSWARKTLAAADKIVITAAPDLANLRNAKSIVDFLRESRPNDAPPQLVLNQVGVPKRPEIKPKDFAAALQIELIATIPFEPLLFGTAASKGQMIGQVSSKAAAALTLVEVAQLITDCRRTRVRKSIFGSFSGLLRKAPAPAPGGKTPK
- a CDS encoding TadE/TadG family type IV pilus assembly protein; the encoded protein is MTTRRPDGSMATPAAPRGGRRRFGAATRTLRAWMAAARRAESGVAALEFALFAPVLFFGLVATADVGLALYERMTLDHALRAGAQSAMGDPGKDAVLSVLSATAAKNFPPASPDAAVLPSQLVLSVDRYCTCSGDTATAVACSTTCPGTASTYIYYRLAAAITRDSMILPDISFSPSLQVQVQ
- a CDS encoding TadE/TadG family type IV pilus assembly protein, translated to MSGALGRLRRLRRCERGSVAVEFAIISWVFILVSLGIIEFGRGLLMRNELSYVADLAARQILIDGAVSDSTLDATLRAALTSGDPDLLTVAIGTETVGTTDYRTVTITYPFTLLVPGLTTDAISLSVDRRVPIL
- a CDS encoding pilus assembly protein N-terminal domain-containing protein, which gives rise to MPNPFPPVLAALALCAAMVAPSTARAQETVDVTLDIAEVIALAGSASTIIIGNPSLVEATFSDSRTLVLSGKSAGKTNLIVLGENGDRIGDYTLHIVPPSDLTTLYVGSRRQTYSCDETCSPVLSVGDEGASFEGAQAQIRAREAPAPAAAPQ